A genomic region of Mycolicibacterium poriferae contains the following coding sequences:
- the pspA gene encoding phage shock protein PspA: MANPFVKAWRYLMALFSSKVDEYADPKVQIQQAIEEAQRQHQALTQQAAQVIGNQRQLEMRLNRQLADIEKLQVNVRQALTLADQAVAAGDAAKATEYNNAAEAFAAQLVTAEQSVEDLKGLHDQALQAAGQAKKAVEQNAMMLQQKIAERTKLLSQLEQAKMQEQVSASLRGMSELSAPGATPSLDEVRDKIERRYADAMGSAELAQNSVQGRMMEVQQASVQMAGHSRLEQIRASMRGEQLPAGSQSATPAAPGQNPATPSAAPNPTPENPLSQ; the protein is encoded by the coding sequence ATGGCCAATCCGTTCGTCAAGGCGTGGCGCTACCTCATGGCGCTGTTCAGCTCGAAGGTCGACGAGTACGCCGATCCGAAGGTGCAGATCCAGCAGGCCATCGAGGAAGCCCAGCGTCAGCATCAGGCGCTGACCCAGCAGGCCGCCCAGGTGATCGGTAATCAGCGCCAGCTGGAGATGCGGCTCAACCGGCAGCTCGCCGACATCGAGAAGCTGCAGGTCAACGTGCGCCAGGCGTTGACGTTGGCGGACCAGGCCGTTGCTGCCGGAGACGCCGCCAAGGCCACCGAGTACAACAACGCCGCCGAGGCGTTCGCCGCTCAGCTGGTCACCGCCGAGCAGAGCGTCGAGGACCTCAAGGGTCTGCATGATCAGGCCCTCCAGGCCGCCGGACAGGCCAAGAAGGCGGTCGAGCAGAACGCGATGATGCTCCAGCAAAAGATCGCCGAGCGCACCAAGCTGCTCAGCCAGCTCGAGCAGGCGAAGATGCAGGAGCAGGTGTCTGCGTCGCTGCGGGGGATGAGCGAGCTGTCGGCGCCCGGTGCCACGCCGAGCCTGGACGAGGTTCGCGACAAGATCGAGCGCCGATACGCCGACGCGATGGGCTCCGCTGAGCTCGCCCAGAACTCGGTGCAGGGCCGCATGATGGAGGTCCAGCAGGCCAGCGTGCAGATGGCGGGACACTCGCGCCTCGAGCAGATCCGCGCGTCGATGCGGGGCGAGCAGCTGCCCGCGGGTAGCCAGAGCGCCACCCCCGCCGCGCCCGGCCAGAACCCGGCCACGCCGTCAGCCGCCCCCAATCCCACCCCGGAAAACCCACTGTCGCAGTAA
- the pspM gene encoding phage shock envelope stress response protein PspM, whose product MSTRTSRPDTWRSLTQRGVDTAAEWSELLADKLHAAADPRAKMLRKRRWALRLGVFFTVCTVFWIGVTALLASWSTPVWALFIPSPIAVGAAFLATLAFLRYRWLRGEPLPPARSRAGRRLPPWGSAARQPMASLTASERGLSSLLGIMERGQLLPAGDLLELRVAAEQTAATMAATAAEVVSMEKTVKAAPQSRAHLAPTIAAFATQLDRGARQYTEMVSAAAQLVSAANSGSLSSSPMSQRRYREQLNAATDRLTGWAQAFDELGRLRGA is encoded by the coding sequence ATGAGCACCCGGACCAGCAGACCGGACACCTGGCGGTCGCTGACGCAGCGCGGCGTGGACACCGCTGCCGAGTGGTCGGAACTGCTGGCCGACAAGTTGCACGCCGCGGCCGACCCCCGGGCCAAGATGCTGCGCAAGCGGCGGTGGGCCCTTCGCCTGGGCGTGTTCTTCACGGTGTGCACCGTGTTCTGGATCGGGGTGACCGCGCTGCTGGCATCCTGGAGCACCCCGGTGTGGGCGCTGTTCATTCCGTCGCCGATCGCTGTGGGCGCCGCGTTCCTGGCGACGTTGGCGTTCCTGCGCTACCGCTGGCTGCGTGGAGAGCCGCTCCCTCCCGCGCGAAGCCGCGCGGGGCGCCGGTTGCCCCCGTGGGGTTCGGCGGCCCGTCAACCGATGGCGTCGCTGACCGCCTCCGAGCGCGGGTTGTCCTCTCTGCTGGGGATCATGGAACGCGGTCAGCTGTTGCCCGCCGGTGATCTGCTCGAACTGCGGGTGGCCGCTGAGCAGACCGCTGCGACGATGGCCGCGACGGCCGCCGAGGTGGTGTCGATGGAGAAGACGGTCAAGGCCGCGCCGCAGTCGCGGGCGCATCTGGCGCCGACGATCGCCGCGTTCGCCACCCAGCTCGACCGGGGTGCCCGCCAGTACACCGAGATGGTCTCGGCGGCTGCGCAATTGGTGTCGGCGGCGAACTCGGGTTCACTGTCGAGTTCGCCGATGTCGCAGCGCCGCTACCGTGAGCAGCTCAACGCGGCGACCGATAGGTTGACCGGCTGGGCGCAGGCGTTCGACGAACTGGGGCGCCTGCGCGGCGCCTGA
- a CDS encoding general stress protein produces the protein MTAPDAGQQLIASFDGYPDAQQLVDQMSDDGFPVENLRIVGDGVRTVEHVTGRMTNGKAALGGAATGAWFGLFVGLLFVLFAVGPLWLWLWVMLIPVLIGALWGAALGFAAHWSTRGTRDFSSVKTLVAQRYDVYVTAEHAERATRYVEGAR, from the coding sequence GTGACCGCACCTGACGCCGGCCAGCAGTTGATCGCGTCGTTCGACGGCTATCCCGACGCGCAGCAACTCGTCGACCAGATGTCCGACGACGGTTTCCCGGTCGAGAACCTGCGCATCGTCGGCGATGGCGTACGAACGGTCGAACACGTCACCGGCCGGATGACCAACGGCAAGGCGGCGCTGGGCGGCGCTGCCACGGGCGCGTGGTTCGGACTGTTCGTCGGGCTGCTGTTCGTGCTGTTCGCCGTCGGACCACTGTGGCTCTGGCTTTGGGTGATGCTGATCCCGGTGCTCATCGGCGCGCTGTGGGGCGCCGCGCTGGGCTTCGCCGCGCACTGGTCCACCCGCGGCACGCGAGACTTCTCCAGTGTGAAGACTTTGGTGGCCCAGCGCTACGACGTGTACGTCACCGCCGAACACGCCGAGCGGGCCACCCGGTATGTCGAGGGCGCCCGGTAG
- a CDS encoding DUF6789 family protein yields the protein MNKTALVRGAAGGAVGGLLMAIWSMIAIALTGTGFWTPINLIAHTAFPSAPLGGAFSAPALVIGLLIHFAVAIGFGVVFAALMTPARGRRPTTATSAGFGLVYGLVIWLVMHFAVWPAADVVAASAFSLWVFAVGHLIYGLTLGLLVGPVTRTVGPAEPHSQIT from the coding sequence ATGAACAAGACAGCACTCGTACGCGGCGCAGCGGGGGGAGCGGTCGGTGGCCTGCTGATGGCGATCTGGTCGATGATCGCGATCGCGCTGACGGGAACGGGCTTCTGGACGCCGATCAACCTGATCGCCCACACCGCGTTTCCCAGCGCCCCTCTGGGCGGCGCCTTCAGCGCCCCAGCGCTGGTGATCGGGCTCCTCATCCATTTCGCGGTGGCGATCGGTTTCGGAGTCGTCTTCGCGGCGCTCATGACGCCCGCGCGGGGCCGGCGCCCGACGACCGCCACCAGCGCCGGCTTCGGGCTGGTGTACGGGCTGGTGATCTGGTTGGTGATGCACTTCGCGGTGTGGCCGGCTGCCGATGTCGTTGCCGCATCGGCATTCAGCCTGTGGGTGTTCGCCGTCGGGCATCTGATCTACGGTCTGACCCTCGGGCTGCTGGTCGGGCCGGTCACACGCACGGTGGGGCCGGCCGAACCGCATTCTCAGATCACCTGA
- a CDS encoding limonene-1,2-epoxide hydrolase family protein, translated as MTDNVPEATTTTVTAAADNAEIVQKFLFAMAEEDFDTVESLAAPDLLWQNVGLPSLRGRARIMNLLRRGQGRMGFAVKFHRIAQEGSTVLTERTDALIFGPVRLQFWVCGTFEVHNGQIELWRDYFDFFDIMVKAPLRAALAALIPSKRVSF; from the coding sequence ATGACTGACAACGTCCCGGAAGCGACGACCACCACCGTCACCGCGGCAGCCGACAATGCCGAGATCGTGCAGAAGTTCCTGTTCGCCATGGCCGAGGAGGACTTCGACACCGTCGAGTCGCTGGCCGCTCCCGACCTGCTCTGGCAGAACGTGGGCCTGCCTTCCCTGCGTGGCCGGGCCCGGATCATGAATCTGCTGCGCCGCGGCCAGGGCCGGATGGGTTTCGCCGTCAAGTTCCATCGGATCGCCCAAGAGGGCAGCACCGTGCTGACCGAGCGCACCGATGCATTGATCTTCGGCCCGGTGCGCCTGCAGTTCTGGGTGTGCGGAACCTTCGAGGTCCACAACGGACAGATCGAGTTGTGGCGGGACTACTTCGACTTCTTCGACATCATGGTCAAGGCCCCACTGCGTGCTGCGCTGGCCGCGCTCATCCCATCGAAGCGGGTGTCTTTCTGA
- a CDS encoding glycosyltransferase, producing the protein MRVAVVAGPDPGHAFPALALCLKFLAAGDEPTLLTGTRWLDVARAEGIDAVELDGLDPTAADDDRDAGAKIHQRAARMAVLNRQRIADLSPAVVVSDSITTCGGLAADLLGLPWIELNTHPLYRPSKGLPPVGSGLAPGVGLRGRLRDSLLRALSARSWRAGQRQRAEARAGIGLPETERGPVRRLIATLPALEVPRPDWPAEAVVVGPLHYEPTNSVLRVPAGDGPLVVVAPSTATTGARGMAELALEVLVPGEILPPGSRVAVSQLDDSVGPVPPWAVVGLGRQDELLADADLLICGGGHGTVAKSLLAGVPMVVVPGGGDQWEIANRVVRQGSAQLVRPLTVDGLTAAVREVLSAPRYREAARRAGATVAHVADPVRVCHEALGAAA; encoded by the coding sequence ATGCGCGTCGCCGTGGTCGCCGGACCGGACCCCGGACACGCCTTTCCGGCGCTGGCACTGTGTCTGAAGTTCCTGGCGGCCGGCGACGAACCCACTCTGCTCACCGGCACCCGGTGGCTGGACGTGGCCCGCGCCGAGGGCATCGATGCCGTCGAATTGGACGGGCTGGACCCGACCGCGGCCGACGACGACCGCGATGCCGGGGCCAAGATCCACCAACGGGCCGCGCGCATGGCCGTGCTCAACCGGCAGCGCATCGCGGACCTGTCACCGGCAGTGGTGGTGTCGGATTCGATCACCACCTGCGGCGGCCTGGCCGCGGATCTGCTGGGTCTGCCCTGGATCGAGCTGAACACCCATCCGCTCTACCGCCCGTCGAAGGGGTTGCCCCCGGTGGGTAGCGGCCTGGCGCCGGGGGTGGGGTTGCGGGGCAGGCTGCGGGACTCGCTTCTGCGCGCGCTGAGCGCCCGATCCTGGCGCGCCGGACAACGCCAGCGGGCGGAAGCGCGTGCCGGTATCGGTTTGCCGGAGACGGAGCGCGGGCCGGTGCGCCGCCTCATCGCCACCCTGCCTGCGCTGGAGGTGCCCCGGCCGGATTGGCCGGCGGAGGCTGTCGTCGTGGGTCCACTGCATTACGAACCGACGAATTCGGTCCTGCGGGTGCCCGCCGGAGACGGCCCGCTCGTGGTGGTCGCCCCGTCGACGGCCACCACCGGGGCACGCGGCATGGCCGAACTGGCGTTGGAGGTGCTGGTGCCCGGCGAGATTCTGCCGCCGGGTTCGCGGGTCGCGGTGTCCCAGCTCGATGATTCCGTGGGACCGGTGCCGCCGTGGGCCGTGGTCGGCCTGGGGCGCCAGGACGAACTCCTGGCCGATGCGGATCTGCTGATCTGCGGCGGTGGCCACGGCACCGTGGCCAAGTCACTGCTGGCCGGGGTGCCCATGGTGGTGGTGCCCGGCGGTGGAGATCAATGGGAGATCGCCAATCGTGTTGTGCGCCAAGGTAGTGCGCAACTCGTCCGGCCTCTGACAGTGGACGGCTTGACTGCGGCGGTCCGCGAGGTGCTGTCCGCGCCGCGTTACCGCGAGGCGGCCCGCCGGGCCGGCGCGACCGTGGCGCACGTCGCCGATCCGGTACGGGTGTGCCATGAGGCGTTGGGTGCCGCGGCGTAG
- a CDS encoding DUF3046 domain-containing protein, translated as MRLTEFHELVTDQFGAMRASSMLVDHVLTSMGGRTAAEAIEDGTDPRDVWRALCADFDVPRDQW; from the coding sequence GTGCGGTTGACGGAGTTCCACGAGCTGGTGACAGACCAGTTCGGTGCGATGCGGGCGTCGTCGATGCTGGTGGACCACGTGCTGACCAGCATGGGCGGTCGTACCGCCGCCGAAGCGATCGAAGACGGTACGGACCCGCGCGACGTGTGGCGGGCGTTGTGCGCGGACTTCGATGTCCCGCGGGACCAGTGGTGA
- a CDS encoding alpha/beta hydrolase translates to MPTREDVRIWAEREQIAAYLYRPETGATADAGRPCVVMAHGFSATRDDGLPAYAEAFQAAGYFVVLFDYRHFGASTGQPRQLLDIGRQHADYHTVVDWARRLEGVDPDRIVVWGSSFSGGHVLAVAAGDPRIAAVISQAPFTDALPTLREVPPRTAAALTMAGIRDQIHAWRRRPAVLRPAVGDPGAVAAMTSPDAKAGFEAIVGPNSLWRNEFAARLMLRFPFYRPGTKTAGLRMPVLICVCDRDTVTPPASTIKAAQRAPRGELRHYPYGHFDIYLDPQAKADQLAFLHRVFGDVGA, encoded by the coding sequence ATGCCGACCCGCGAAGATGTCCGCATTTGGGCCGAACGCGAGCAGATCGCCGCCTATCTCTATCGGCCGGAGACCGGCGCCACCGCCGACGCGGGCCGTCCGTGCGTCGTGATGGCACACGGCTTCAGTGCGACCCGCGACGACGGGCTGCCCGCCTACGCCGAGGCGTTCCAGGCCGCGGGTTACTTCGTCGTGTTGTTCGACTATCGCCACTTCGGCGCATCGACCGGCCAACCGCGCCAGCTGCTCGACATCGGGCGGCAGCACGCCGACTACCACACCGTCGTCGACTGGGCCCGCCGCCTCGAGGGGGTCGACCCCGACCGGATCGTCGTGTGGGGGTCCTCGTTCTCCGGCGGTCACGTGCTCGCCGTCGCCGCCGGCGACCCCCGGATCGCGGCGGTGATCTCCCAAGCACCGTTCACCGACGCGCTGCCCACCCTCCGGGAGGTGCCGCCACGTACCGCGGCGGCGCTGACTATGGCGGGAATCCGCGACCAGATCCATGCGTGGCGTCGGCGCCCGGCCGTGCTGAGGCCCGCCGTCGGCGATCCCGGCGCCGTGGCCGCGATGACCTCACCCGACGCAAAGGCCGGGTTCGAAGCGATCGTGGGACCGAACTCGTTGTGGCGTAACGAGTTCGCCGCCCGGCTGATGCTGCGCTTCCCCTTCTACCGGCCGGGCACCAAGACCGCAGGGCTGCGCATGCCGGTGCTGATCTGTGTGTGCGACCGGGACACCGTGACCCCGCCCGCATCGACGATCAAGGCGGCCCAGCGCGCTCCGCGCGGCGAACTGCGCCACTATCCCTACGGCCATTTCGACATCTATCTCGACCCTCAGGCCAAAGCCGATCAGCTCGCCTTTCTGCACCGCGTGTTCGGCGATGTAGGCGCCTAG
- the recA gene encoding intein-containing recombinase RecA produces the protein MAQQAPDREKALELALAQIDKNFGKGSVMRLGEEVRPPISVIPTGSIALDVALGIGGLPRGRVIEIYGPESSGKTTVALHAVANAQAAGGIAAFIDAEHALDPEYAKKLGVDTDALLVSQPDTGEQALEIADMLIRSGALDILVIDSVAALVPRAEIEGEMGDSHVGLQARLMSQALRKMTGALNNSGTTAIFINQLREKIGVMFGCFSYGTRVQLADGSTEKIGKIVNNKMDVEVMSYDPVSDEIVPRKVVNWFNNGPAEQFLQFTVAKSGGNGKSQFAATPNHLIRTPAGWTEAGDIIAGDRVMVSEPHLLSDQQFQVILGSLMGGGNLSPNLHDRNGVRFRMGHGAKQVDYLQWKVDLLGNVKHSIRENDKGSRFADFTPLAELGELRRAVYLGDGKKVLSEDYLKALAPLALAVWYMDDGGFTVRSKGLQQRTEGGSGRIEICVEAMSAGSRERLCDYLRDVHGLDVRLRYAGTRGKAVLVFSTAATAKFQEIVAPYMAPSMEHKLLPRFRGLGTVAPQFVEPGQRLVPARVLDVHVKPHTRSMNRFDIEVEGNHNYFVDGVMVHNSPETTTGGKALKFYASVRIDVRRIETLKDGTDAVGNRTRAKIVKNKVSPPFKQAEFDILYGRGISKEGSLIDMGVEHGFIRKSGSWFTYEGEQLGQGKENARNFLLENVDVANEIEKKIKEKLGIGAVMTDETGDDVLPAPVDF, from the coding sequence ATGGCGCAGCAGGCCCCCGATCGCGAGAAAGCCCTGGAACTGGCGCTCGCGCAGATCGACAAGAACTTCGGCAAGGGCTCGGTGATGCGGCTCGGCGAGGAGGTGCGGCCGCCGATCTCGGTCATCCCCACCGGTTCGATCGCACTCGATGTCGCACTCGGCATCGGCGGTCTGCCCCGCGGTCGCGTCATCGAGATCTACGGTCCCGAGTCCTCGGGTAAGACCACCGTCGCGCTGCATGCGGTGGCCAATGCCCAGGCCGCCGGCGGAATCGCCGCGTTCATCGACGCCGAGCACGCCCTCGATCCCGAATATGCCAAGAAGCTCGGAGTCGACACCGATGCGCTGCTGGTCTCCCAGCCCGACACCGGTGAACAGGCGCTGGAGATCGCCGACATGTTGATCCGTTCCGGTGCGCTGGACATCCTGGTCATCGACTCGGTGGCCGCGCTGGTGCCCCGTGCCGAGATCGAAGGCGAGATGGGGGACAGCCACGTCGGTCTGCAGGCTCGCCTGATGAGCCAGGCCCTGCGGAAGATGACCGGCGCGCTGAACAACTCGGGCACCACGGCCATCTTCATCAACCAGCTTCGCGAGAAGATCGGAGTGATGTTCGGGTGCTTTTCCTACGGCACCCGGGTGCAATTGGCCGACGGCAGCACCGAGAAGATCGGCAAGATCGTCAACAACAAGATGGACGTCGAGGTCATGTCCTATGACCCCGTCAGCGACGAGATCGTGCCGCGCAAGGTGGTGAACTGGTTCAACAACGGACCAGCTGAACAGTTCCTGCAGTTCACCGTCGCCAAGTCCGGTGGTAACGGTAAGTCGCAGTTCGCGGCCACCCCGAACCACCTGATCCGGACTCCGGCCGGGTGGACGGAAGCAGGAGACATCATCGCCGGCGACAGGGTCATGGTCTCCGAGCCCCATCTGCTCAGCGATCAGCAGTTCCAGGTGATCCTGGGCTCGCTGATGGGTGGTGGAAACCTGTCACCCAATCTGCATGATCGCAACGGGGTGCGCTTCCGGATGGGCCACGGCGCCAAACAGGTCGACTACCTGCAGTGGAAGGTGGATCTGCTGGGCAATGTCAAGCACTCGATCCGCGAGAACGACAAGGGGTCGAGGTTCGCCGACTTCACCCCGCTGGCCGAGCTGGGCGAGTTGCGCCGCGCCGTCTATCTCGGGGACGGCAAGAAAGTCCTGTCCGAGGACTATCTCAAGGCGTTGGCGCCGCTGGCGCTGGCTGTCTGGTACATGGATGACGGCGGATTCACGGTGCGGTCCAAGGGGCTTCAGCAGCGCACCGAGGGCGGCAGCGGCCGGATCGAGATCTGTGTGGAAGCAATGAGCGCGGGCTCCCGCGAGCGCCTGTGTGACTACCTGCGAGACGTCCACGGTCTGGACGTCCGACTGCGTTACGCGGGAACGCGGGGTAAGGCCGTTCTGGTGTTCTCCACAGCAGCCACGGCGAAGTTCCAGGAGATCGTGGCCCCGTACATGGCCCCGTCGATGGAACACAAGCTGCTTCCGCGGTTCCGCGGACTCGGCACTGTGGCACCGCAATTCGTGGAGCCCGGCCAGCGGCTGGTGCCTGCACGAGTCCTCGATGTCCACGTCAAGCCGCACACCCGGTCGATGAATCGCTTCGACATCGAAGTCGAAGGTAATCACAACTACTTCGTCGACGGCGTCATGGTGCACAATTCGCCTGAAACGACAACGGGCGGTAAGGCTTTGAAGTTCTACGCATCCGTTCGCATCGATGTGCGCCGGATCGAGACCCTCAAGGACGGCACCGATGCGGTCGGTAACCGAACCAGGGCGAAGATCGTCAAGAACAAGGTGTCCCCGCCGTTCAAGCAGGCGGAATTCGACATCCTCTACGGGCGGGGGATCAGCAAGGAAGGTTCGCTGATCGACATGGGTGTCGAACACGGCTTCATCCGCAAGTCCGGATCCTGGTTCACCTACGAGGGTGAGCAACTGGGGCAGGGCAAGGAGAACGCCCGCAACTTCCTGCTGGAGAACGTCGACGTCGCCAACGAGATCGAGAAGAAGATCAAAGAGAAGCTCGGTATCGGTGCGGTGATGACCGATGAGACAGGCGATGACGTCCTTCCCGCCCCGGTCGACTTCTAG
- the recX gene encoding recombination regulator RecX, with amino-acid sequence MTSFPPRSTSSRLPAEPADPAKRAEQARAVCLRLLTARARTRAELAGQLAKRGYPDDVSTEVIERLSEVGLVDDEDFAEQWVRSRRANAGKSKRALAAELRDKGVDNDVITTALADIDAGAERDRAEKLVRDRLRRERLGEPGDRDAQNKATRRLVGMLARRGYSQSLALDVVTTELANEYERRRV; translated from the coding sequence ATGACGTCCTTCCCGCCCCGGTCGACTTCTAGCCGGCTGCCCGCGGAGCCCGCTGATCCAGCCAAGCGCGCCGAGCAGGCGCGGGCCGTGTGCCTGCGCCTGCTCACCGCCCGGGCTCGAACGCGTGCGGAATTGGCCGGTCAGCTGGCTAAACGCGGTTATCCCGACGATGTCAGCACCGAGGTCATCGAGCGGCTGTCCGAGGTGGGACTCGTCGACGACGAGGACTTCGCTGAGCAGTGGGTCCGATCGCGGCGGGCGAATGCGGGCAAGAGTAAACGGGCGCTGGCAGCCGAGCTGCGCGACAAGGGCGTCGACAACGACGTGATCACCACCGCGTTGGCTGACATCGACGCCGGGGCCGAGCGGGATCGCGCCGAGAAGTTGGTTCGTGACCGATTGCGTCGTGAGCGGCTGGGAGAGCCCGGGGACCGTGACGCGCAGAACAAGGCCACCCGCCGGCTCGTGGGCATGCTCGCCCGGCGCGGTTACAGCCAGAGTCTCGCGCTTGATGTCGTCACCACCGAGTTGGCCAACGAGTACGAACGGCGCCGCGTCTGA
- a CDS encoding DUF1622 domain-containing protein → MNVLVGASWCFGIAGIVVGAAALAVFRQPLPALRVTLELFIAAGLLRLSVDNSWSAIAGAAVVIAIRRVLTRSLTADFTQRSAPTSR, encoded by the coding sequence ATGAATGTCCTGGTCGGCGCCTCCTGGTGCTTCGGTATCGCCGGCATCGTGGTGGGTGCCGCTGCGCTCGCGGTGTTCCGGCAGCCGCTGCCGGCGCTTCGGGTGACCCTCGAGCTGTTCATCGCCGCCGGCCTCCTACGGTTGAGCGTCGACAACTCGTGGTCGGCGATCGCCGGGGCCGCCGTCGTGATCGCGATCCGCCGCGTGCTCACCCGAAGCCTGACCGCCGACTTCACTCAGCGGTCCGCACCGACGTCGCGGTGA
- a CDS encoding DUF1622 domain-containing protein → MVDAMVRLIEAGGAVVIMIGAVVATVKFVVALARRDINQFSAVRLTLARFLVLGLEFQLAADVLRTAISPSFEEIGKLAAIAAIRTILNYFLNREIAQEQHEIELAESRPPPGTAG, encoded by the coding sequence ATGGTCGATGCGATGGTGCGGCTCATCGAGGCCGGCGGCGCCGTCGTCATCATGATCGGCGCCGTGGTGGCGACGGTGAAATTCGTGGTGGCACTGGCCCGGCGCGACATCAACCAATTCTCGGCGGTTCGGCTCACGCTGGCCCGGTTCCTGGTGCTCGGCCTGGAGTTCCAGTTGGCCGCCGATGTGTTGCGTACCGCGATCTCGCCGTCGTTCGAGGAGATCGGAAAGCTGGCGGCCATCGCCGCAATCAGGACGATTCTGAACTACTTCCTCAACAGGGAGATCGCCCAGGAACAGCACGAGATCGAGTTGGCCGAGTCGCGGCCGCCGCCGGGAACCGCAGGCTGA
- a CDS encoding amino acid ABC transporter permease gives MSAGSSVLFDAPGPRARVRNRLISAVTVVVVLLIAWLVFGKLQERGQLTAAKWEPFLTSNLWTTYVLPGVKGTLTAAAVSIVLALVLGFVLGVGRLSAHAGIRGVCGVIVEFFRAVPVLIMMIFAYFLYAVYGVFPSGQLALAGVITGLTLYNGAVIAEIVRAGVKSLPRGQTEAASALGLTWGQTMRAILLPQAVTSMLPVLISQLVVVLKDTAIGYQITFVEMVRQGTAVGSAYGNYIPALIVIALLMISLNFTLSWFATWLERRLRQSRKGREDPKAEEAMEAAGDQSRGT, from the coding sequence GTGAGCGCAGGCTCCTCGGTCCTCTTCGACGCGCCCGGCCCCCGCGCGCGGGTACGCAACCGGCTGATCTCTGCTGTGACAGTGGTGGTGGTGCTGCTGATCGCCTGGCTGGTGTTCGGCAAGTTGCAGGAACGCGGTCAGCTGACTGCGGCCAAGTGGGAACCGTTTCTGACCTCGAACCTGTGGACCACCTACGTGCTTCCCGGCGTGAAGGGCACGCTCACCGCAGCAGCGGTGTCGATCGTCCTGGCGTTGGTGCTGGGGTTCGTCCTCGGGGTGGGCCGGCTGTCCGCCCATGCGGGCATCCGCGGGGTGTGCGGAGTGATCGTCGAGTTCTTCCGCGCCGTCCCCGTGCTGATCATGATGATCTTCGCGTATTTCCTGTACGCGGTGTACGGGGTGTTCCCCTCCGGTCAGTTGGCGCTGGCAGGCGTCATCACCGGTCTGACGTTGTACAACGGCGCCGTCATCGCGGAGATCGTGCGCGCCGGGGTCAAGTCCCTTCCCCGGGGGCAGACCGAGGCGGCCTCCGCGCTGGGGCTGACCTGGGGCCAGACCATGCGCGCGATTCTGCTGCCACAGGCGGTCACATCCATGCTGCCGGTGTTGATCTCGCAGCTGGTGGTGGTGCTGAAGGACACCGCGATCGGCTACCAGATCACGTTCGTGGAGATGGTGCGCCAGGGCACCGCGGTGGGTTCGGCCTACGGCAACTACATCCCCGCCCTCATCGTCATCGCGTTGCTGATGATCTCGTTGAACTTCACGCTCTCCTGGTTCGCGACGTGGCTGGAACGCCGGTTGCGGCAGTCGCGCAAAGGTCGTGAGGACCCGAAGGCCGAAGAGGCGATGGAAGCGGCCGGGGACCAGAGCCGCGGCACGTGA
- a CDS encoding amino acid ABC transporter permease, translating into MEIFSEYRDQIFEAFWTTIQLTVFAGIGALVLGTLLAAMRLSPVPMMNWLGTSYVNVVRNTPLTLIIIFCSLGLSQTLGITLAGRDSPTFIEDSNFRLAALGLTVYTAAFVCETVRSGVNTVPLGQAEAARSLGLTFSQNLSIVLLPQAFRAVIIPLGSVLIALTKNTTIASAIGVFEAALLMKEMIEDTAAVMVVGGIFALGFVILTLPTGLFFGWLGKRLAVIR; encoded by the coding sequence GTGGAGATTTTCAGCGAGTATCGGGACCAGATCTTCGAGGCGTTCTGGACGACGATTCAGCTGACGGTGTTCGCGGGCATCGGCGCGCTGGTCCTCGGCACACTGTTGGCCGCGATGCGGCTCTCACCCGTGCCGATGATGAATTGGCTGGGCACCAGCTACGTCAACGTCGTGCGCAACACTCCGTTGACACTGATCATCATCTTCTGCTCGCTGGGTCTGTCGCAGACCCTGGGCATCACGCTGGCCGGCCGGGATTCGCCGACGTTCATCGAGGACAGCAACTTCCGGCTGGCGGCGCTCGGGTTGACGGTCTACACCGCGGCATTCGTGTGTGAAACCGTGCGTTCCGGGGTCAACACGGTCCCGCTCGGCCAGGCCGAGGCCGCCAGGTCGCTGGGCCTGACGTTCTCCCAGAACCTGTCCATCGTCCTGCTGCCGCAGGCATTTCGCGCGGTGATCATCCCGCTGGGTTCCGTGCTGATCGCGCTGACCAAGAACACCACGATCGCCTCGGCCATCGGGGTGTTCGAGGCAGCGTTGCTGATGAAGGAGATGATCGAGGACACCGCAGCGGTCATGGTGGTCGGCGGGATCTTCGCGCTCGGGTTCGTCATCCTCACGCTGCCCACCGGCCTGTTCTTCGGCTGGCTGGGCAAACGATTGGCGGTGATCAGGTAG